The stretch of DNA TCGGCGGGCCGCTTTGGCCGCGCTAGACGCCAGCAAGAAGGGCAGCAGGGCCAGCAGGAGGGAAAGGAGGCGGGGCATAGGGGCAGTCTAACGGGGTTGTATGAACTGGGGGAGAGAGGAGGGCCAGGGCTGCATTTGCTGAGCTACATTCACTGTCCTCGCCGCCGTATAGGGACAGTAATAACGCCAAAGAATGGGGGCCAGTGCCGTGAATTCTGAACAGGCCTTTCAATCCAGCCCCAACCCCGCCCTGACAGACCCGTGTGACGCCCCTTCCCCTACACTCTCCGGGTGAATCTCGACGTCTTCATCGTAGTGTGCGCCGCCGTATTCGGGTTGTTGGTCGGCTCGTTTTCCAATGTGCTGATCTGGCGGCTTCCACGCGGTGAAAACATCGCTTTTCCGCCCAGTCATTGCCCGCACTGCGACCACGCCCTCAGTCCCCTAGACCTCGTGCCTGTGGCCTCCTGGCTGGCGCTGGGGGGCAAATGCCGCTACTGCCGCGCTCCCATCAAGCGGCGGTATCCGGTCGTAGAATTGCTGACGGGCCTCGGCTACGGCGTCATCGCGGCCCTATTCCCGCTGGGCGTCTACGGCGTGGGCACACTGGGTCTGATGGTGCTGTTTACGCTGCTGCTGGTCGCCAGCGCCATAGACCTCGACACCTACACCATTCCCGACGAACTGACCCTGCCCGGCGTGGTGCTGGGGCTGGTGTTTGCCTTCTTCGGGGCGCGGGCGGCGGGGGCCGAATACAACCTACCCAACTTGCCGGAAGCCGTGAACGGGGCGCTGCTGGGCGCGGGTCTGTTGGTCACCATAGACTTGCTGGCTTCATGGGTGCTGCGGCGGTTCAAGGAGCGGCAATACCCTGATTTTCCCATCGGCTACCAGCAGATCAGTCTGGCGCTGCTGGCGGGGGCGTGGCTGGGGCCGTGGTGGGGCGCGGGCGTGGGCCTGCTGGCGGTGGGCATAAATTTGGCGGCTCGGCGTGTGGTGCGTATTCCCGAATTGCTCACCATCGGCGGCTTTCTGGTCAGCGTGATGCTGGGCAGCGCAGGCTACGGCATGGGCCTGATTCTGATGGTGCAGGGAGCACTGGCCGCAGCCGGCGCGGTATCGCTGGTGGCGGGCCTGTACTGGTGGATTCAATATTTACGCACCGCCAAAGCAGACACAGCCGAAGACGACGCCCCCTACGACCCCAGCGCCATGGGCTTTGGCGACGTGAAACTGGCCGCCGTGATCGGTGCGTTTTTGGGCTGGGAGCGCTTATTGGTGGCGGTGGTCGTCGCTGTATTTGCCGGGGCCCTGTTCGGCATCGTGCAACTGGCCCTCAAGAGTGAAAACCGCGTCAAGTTCGGGCCGTATCTGGCCCTCGGCGCAGTGGTGGCGCTGATCTGGGGCGCGGCGATCGTGGAGAGCTACCGGGGGATGCTGGGGCTGTAAAGACTGCAAGGCTAATGAATTAGGCCCCGTATCGTCCTGACATTCGGGGCCTGAGTTTTTGCGATGCTTCGGCCTCAGCTTTCCGGCAGGGCCATCACTGTAATTCGCTGGCCCTGCCGCACTCTGTTCAGGCGCACGTCGGCCAACACAGTCACTTCTACCCGCGCTGCATTGGCCGCGTCTTGAGCCACCGTCTGTACGAACAGTTCCATATCACGCACGACGGGGTGGGCAAAAAAAGCGTCGATATAGGTATCCAAACTGAACAGTTCCAGTAGCCACTCTCCCGCCCTATAGCTGACCGTAAGTGTGCTGCCGGGGGCCGGATTCTGCGTGGCGGGGCACAGTTCGGGCAGATGTAGGATGTGTTCTACAAGGGTGGGCAAGTGGGGCCGGGCGTTGGCAATCGTCTTCAGCAGTTCGGCGGGAATGGGTTCAGGGGCGGCCTGTGCCACTGGACATTCACTGGTCATGATGTGGTGGGGCGAGCCACCGAGCGTACCCGGAAGGCGAACAGGGCTGCGATCAGGAACTTAGCCAGAATGTCGGCAAAGATGATCTGGGCGATGTCGCGGTTGCTCATATCGCCGTAAAAGGCCAGCACCGTAAATAGGATGGAATCCAGCGGCACACTCACAGCGTTGCTCGCCAGCACCCGTGTCCACCAGTTGCGGTGAATGAGGCGCTGATACACGCCTGTATCGGCCAATTCTCCGATCAGGAGGGCCAGAAACGACGCCCCAATAAAGCGCCAGGGGGTGCCTGTGACGAGAGCAAACAGCGTATTGACCACCAACGCCAGCGCAAGAGCGATATACACGGCCCGCAACCCGCCCGCTTGGTGAATCCGGTCTCGCAGGGTGAATACTGCCGCGAAGAAAATAGTGCCTACACTCAGCAGACCGAAAACAGGCAGTGGAATAAAGCTATTGAGCGTCAGGTTGGCGAGCAAAATGCTCAGCGCGTACAGGGCGATCAGGAGCAGGGGCAGGCCAGTCAGGGCCGCCATCGTAGAACTCTTTCTCATACAGCCTCCAGCCGCAGCGACAACACAGGTCACGGGCAGGCAGAAAGCCTAGCAGGAATGGGGCGGAGAAAAAGGCAAGTGCGCCCTGAATTGGAAGATTACCCCCCCGTTACTGGCGCACTGCCTTCCCCTGCAGAGAAGGAAGACTAGGTGTTGTGTCTTCCCCTCTGACTGGCTTAGCGTTTGCGGCCAAACACTGAGGACACCGAGGGCGGCGGCGTGGGCGCGGCAGTCGTCTGGTATTCGCGCACGGCGGCGTGCAGCCATTCTGGGGTGCGGTTATCGAAGCTGGAGGCAGCCATCCATTCGGCGCTGTACAGTTCGGCGGGCTGAGGATTCAGGATGCCGGAGCAGTATTCGGTGCCAAAAATAAGGTACAGGCGGGCGTCGGCCTGCCCATGTTCGGTGCCGCGTGCGGCGTGGCTGCCCACCAGGCGCAGTCCCGAAACCGAAATCCCCACCTGAGCCAAAAGAGCGCGGCGCCGTCCCATTTCCACTACCCCGCTGCCCGCTTCGGCGTCGAGAACCAGGCCCGGCAGACCGTAATTTCCGCCCGGCAAAATGGGACGGCGCGGGCGCACCAGCAAATACTGATTTCGCTGGTGCACAAGGGCGAACACGCCCACCTGATAGGCGAGGAGCCGGGCGGTTTCTGGGGGGGACGTGGTCACAACTTCTCCTGAAATGAGGGTGGGCAAACGGCAAGGGGCCGCCAGACCAGCAGCCTGCAGACAATCAGCCCCCAGTTTAACGGTTCAGCTTGGAGGCGCGCCACACCCACCCCATTGTCGGTACAGGGGGGCCACCACTACATGTGCATTCAAGTGTTCGGTCAGTGCCCAGAAGGCCGGGTCATGGGCCGGGTTCGTCCACGCGGGCGACTGCACAAGCAACACGCCGCTGACCTCTGCCGGGTCGGGCAGGCCGCCAGTCGGGTCGGCCATCCGGCGCAGGGCAAGGCGGGGCAGCAGTTCAGAGGAAAGCAGGCCAGCAACCTCGGCGTGGGTGCGCTCCAGATCAAAGCCCTCGGCCACCGCCAATGTCGTGTGCCACGCCGGATACAGGCAGGTGTAGTTCTGAATCATGCCCGCGCCGAGGCCGAGGCCCGCCCAGTTTCCGGGCCGCACCCGCGTTCCGTCGCCACTCCTGCTGGCAAGGTCATGGTGGGAATCTATGTTCAGCACGTCGTGGGGCGCTCCAGTCCGCCGGGCGTGGTCTTCCAGCCAGCCCCAGGCGTCGGCGTGGGACAGCGTGACCCAGGCCGGGCATCCCGCGTAGCGTGCCAGCGCCTCCCAGCCGGGATACAGCGGGAAGTCGGCGGCCAGGGGTGTCCAGTCCTGGGCCAGCGGATTGCGCCTCAGCGTGCGGGCCTGCCAGGCCTCCTCTCGGTCTGCGGGCAGGTCGCGGGTGCCCCAGATCGGTGCATCAAAGACCAGATCGGCGCACCCGCTGTAGGCGTCCCAATCGATGCTCAGCAGCAAAGGCGCTCACTCGTTTCAAACGCCAGCACCCAACTGACGCTGGCGGGGTCGCGCACAAAGCCGAAGCGGTCATTGATTGCCAGCATAGGCGCGTTGTCGCTGGCGTTGTCGGTTCGTAGGAAGACCTCGCCGCCTGTTTGGGCTGCCAGGGCCTGTGCCACCCGGAGGACATGCAATTTCAACAGTGTCGCCACGCCCTGCCCGCGCCAGTCCCGCGTCACGCCCGTCAGTCCGGTCAACAGGTCGGCGCTGGCCTCAGACCGGAACAGGGTGGATTGGCCGATCCAGTCGCCGCCGGGTGCTTCTGCGATCAGGTAGGCTTCGGGCAACAGGCAAGAATCGTTCAGCACGGCTTCGTCGAACACTTCAAAGGTGAGCGGTGTGGCGGGTTCCGAACGCGGGACATCCCGGCGCACATCGGACATCAGGGCGTGCAGGCGGCGGGGCAGGTCGGGCGTGCCAGATTCGCGCACCTCCGCGAGGCTTCGGACGCGCACGCCCAGAGCGGTCAGCCGCGCTTCGGTGGGCAGAAACGGCCCTTCGTCAAATGGCGCTGCGTCAGAGGCCTGACTCAAGTTCACGGCGCTGGTAAAGTACCGCTTGCCGCGAGTAAAGCCGCGCCGGGTCAGAAAATGGGGCGCGAGCGGGTGATCTTCGCGGGCCAGTGTGCGAACCGATAGGGCGTGCCAGTCACGCAATTGCACCTCCAGTGCTTCCCATAACGCCGCGCCCACGCCCTGCCCCTGCCGTTCCGGGCACACTGCCAATTCCAGCCCAAACCGCTGCGGGTGGTACATGCCCGGATTCTGCGACAGCAGGCCCAGGCCGACTACGGTGCTTCCCGAAGTTGCTCCGCCCTCAGCTTCGGCCACCAGCGCCGTATGACGGTAGCCCCAGGTGGTTTGCTGCGCTGTCTGGTGCCTCAGTTCCGGGCCGCTGAAGGGGTCGTGTGGGTGGGCCGCCGTCCAGACCTCGGCGGCGGCGTCCCAGTCGGTGTCCTGAATACCCCGCACATTCCATTCAGAAACAGGCCAGCGGCTCATTCTTTGCCCTCACCTCCCGGCGCAAACCACTGCATCTCTATCCACGCGGGTTCCTTCACGAAGCCCAGCCGCTCGTTGATGTTCAGCATGGGGCGGTTGGAGGTGGCGTTGCCCGTCCAGATTTTTGCCGCGCCCCGCGCCCTTGCCTGCTCTATCGATTTCAGCTTCAGCGCCAGCGCCAGCCCCAGTCGGCGGTGATTGCGGGTGGTTCCGGTGAGGCCAGTATTCAGGCGGGCATCGTCGGCGGGGTCAAGCCAGAGTTCGGTGAGGGCCGCCACTTCGCCACCTGTTTGATGAGCACGGGTGTCATGCACCGCCAGCAGCACTGCTTCCGGCCAGAACTGCGGATGCGTCCCCCGTTTGCGGAACTCGGATTCCAGCACGGGACTGGCTTCTCCAGTGCGC from Deinococcus sp. QL22 encodes:
- a CDS encoding A24 family peptidase; amino-acid sequence: MNLDVFIVVCAAVFGLLVGSFSNVLIWRLPRGENIAFPPSHCPHCDHALSPLDLVPVASWLALGGKCRYCRAPIKRRYPVVELLTGLGYGVIAALFPLGVYGVGTLGLMVLFTLLLVASAIDLDTYTIPDELTLPGVVLGLVFAFFGARAAGAEYNLPNLPEAVNGALLGAGLLVTIDLLASWVLRRFKERQYPDFPIGYQQISLALLAGAWLGPWWGAGVGLLAVGINLAARRVVRIPELLTIGGFLVSVMLGSAGYGMGLILMVQGALAAAGAVSLVAGLYWWIQYLRTAKADTAEDDAPYDPSAMGFGDVKLAAVIGAFLGWERLLVAVVVAVFAGALFGIVQLALKSENRVKFGPYLALGAVVALIWGAAIVESYRGMLGL
- a CDS encoding VUT family protein, which produces MRKSSTMAALTGLPLLLIALYALSILLANLTLNSFIPLPVFGLLSVGTIFFAAVFTLRDRIHQAGGLRAVYIALALALVVNTLFALVTGTPWRFIGASFLALLIGELADTGVYQRLIHRNWWTRVLASNAVSVPLDSILFTVLAFYGDMSNRDIAQIIFADILAKFLIAALFAFRVRSVARPTTS
- a CDS encoding NUDIX hydrolase, which gives rise to MTTSPPETARLLAYQVGVFALVHQRNQYLLVRPRRPILPGGNYGLPGLVLDAEAGSGVVEMGRRRALLAQVGISVSGLRLVGSHAARGTEHGQADARLYLIFGTEYCSGILNPQPAELYSAEWMAASSFDNRTPEWLHAAVREYQTTAAPTPPPSVSSVFGRKR
- a CDS encoding arginase, which encodes MLLSIDWDAYSGCADLVFDAPIWGTRDLPADREEAWQARTLRRNPLAQDWTPLAADFPLYPGWEALARYAGCPAWVTLSHADAWGWLEDHARRTGAPHDVLNIDSHHDLASRSGDGTRVRPGNWAGLGLGAGMIQNYTCLYPAWHTTLAVAEGFDLERTHAEVAGLLSSELLPRLALRRMADPTGGLPDPAEVSGVLLVQSPAWTNPAHDPAFWALTEHLNAHVVVAPLYRQWGGCGAPPS
- a CDS encoding GNAT family N-acetyltransferase; translation: MSRWPVSEWNVRGIQDTDWDAAAEVWTAAHPHDPFSGPELRHQTAQQTTWGYRHTALVAEAEGGATSGSTVVGLGLLSQNPGMYHPQRFGLELAVCPERQGQGVGAALWEALEVQLRDWHALSVRTLAREDHPLAPHFLTRRGFTRGKRYFTSAVNLSQASDAAPFDEGPFLPTEARLTALGVRVRSLAEVRESGTPDLPRRLHALMSDVRRDVPRSEPATPLTFEVFDEAVLNDSCLLPEAYLIAEAPGGDWIGQSTLFRSEASADLLTGLTGVTRDWRGQGVATLLKLHVLRVAQALAAQTGGEVFLRTDNASDNAPMLAINDRFGFVRDPASVSWVLAFETSERLCC